A stretch of Halichondria panicea chromosome 1, odHalPani1.1, whole genome shotgun sequence DNA encodes these proteins:
- the LOC135333353 gene encoding uncharacterized protein LOC135333353: MHADVRTIYVFCPQKRDDEKETLDKLLKDKNPEKIESIVYQVLKQRHFEETVQLAAQYEREKELTISEKISAVTSTRQEAKETLLAEQRKDMMEVVSNVMSLSNADLSKKKLELKKQHKKQLTEFDKATQESIDKTTNKPNPEKELQYNSQVLALRERQIKELAQVISVYSPEQALVKSYEIEAERAAVEAERFRKDIIESRVKKFAVLKEERRQKEEARKKEREAKLRELEAEIEHEKTRDVQRQEQLSERYQVMQEQRIAQQEAIHKRALDGNAGISEQERQVRTNTYI, from the coding sequence ATGCATGCTGACGTACGTACGATATACGTGTTCTGCCCACAGAAAAGAGATGATGAGAAGGAAACGCTCGATAAGCTATTGAAAGACAAGAACCCTGAAAAAATAGAATCAATTGTCTACCAAGTTTTGAAGCAGCGCCACTTCGAGGAGACCGTGCAACTAGCCGCTCAATATGAGAGGGAAAAAGAACTTACCATCAGTGAGAAAATCAGTGCAGTTACTTCAACTAGGCAGGAAGCAAAGGAAACATTACTAGCCGAGCAAAGAAAAGATATGATGGAAGTGGTATCGAATGTGATGTCTTTGTCCAATGCTGACCTCTCTAAGAAGAAGCTAGAACTGAAAAAACAGCACAAGAAACAGTTAACTGAGTTTGACAAAGCTACGCAAGAATCTATAGACAAGACCACCAATAAGCCAAATCCTGAGAAGGAGCTTCAGTACAACTCTCAAGTACTTGCACTACGGGAGAGGCAGATCAAAGAACTAGCTCAAGTCATTAGCGTGTATTCACCAGAGCAAGCACTGGTCAAGAGCTATGAGATAGAAGCTGAGAGAGCCGCTGTGGAGGCTGAGCGATTCCGTAAAGACATTATCGAATCACGTGTAAAAAAATTTGCCGTATTGAAGGAAGAGCGGCGTCAAAAAGAAGAAGctagaaagaaagaaagagagGCGAAATTACGAGAGCTAGAGGCAGAGATTGAGCATGAGAAGACGAGAGACGTGCAGAGACAGGAGCAGCTGTCGGAGCGGTATCAGGTGATGCAGGAGCAGAGGATTGCTCAGCAAGAGGCCATACATAAGAGGGCCCTGGATGGGAACGCAGGGATTTCAGAGCAAGAGAGACAGGTGAGAACTAATACATACATCTGA
- the LOC135352494 gene encoding uncharacterized protein LOC135352494 has product MMATGGVGISDTYRQSGNPKHKALKKSHIILVSCIKQSPQTIVGRLIQLDVLSRDNRTELTDMNDRTAKATKIVDIITDRVEQEPSFFNTFISEVMEKEPWMERCLEKVNKNFEYARAKSSHNSNDNSDIESESSSYVSAVSTQPVGLYKHLNEAESDQTVIITKFSEVHLENMTIDIQRKFVSLETRVADALEKNGVTSRSLIFYLKGLEAVKSDKIKVKRACLYFDENFIRNVKRKCLDVYDVFEMIRDYYSWVNYGLLEDIIDTFLCENDAIQKKLRKYEDQYKKYCENRVCDIPRNGFMRLSKRRKGIEKVFKIDYKWDEIRMDRIETIRDRINTVLNFNSHTLGLKVLRNGCVEVTFEIPEHVADAVFPLTEDQVQILKQHSIKFLETRPGYKTSTNLTPINQDYKHEAVTNWLAQYFQRMGINDVEDDSDSISEMKTVIEFKAPKRQSDHKQPDTLNWKIVAFGQQNANKSSIINGILGQKLISYPAAQDYFKKEINGVKVEVWDIDSSISIKHYETVRNADTIICFLSMVTTMEDHTQTIKTLSRQFGQSFWERCVIVLYDSYILQEQKSTQKNNSEAFEKEMMKYSLCIRKALLSFNITMEVTERIQIVPSGKLGCRDWFSNICWQVLRVSSSQKQIAEIFKPRIKMKTLGKSDKCAGELYSQSIYISIAKLKTYNQGLRKHSSDFSVYLAVITALIFTICGFAAAVFGRIPVLDVAVIIASGFMILFVYMFIIPSSMRRETLEMYDV; this is encoded by the exons ATGATGGCTACTGGCGGAGTTGGAATATCAGACACTTATAGACAAAGTGGAAATCCAAAACACAAAGCCCTCAAGAAGTCACATATCATTCTTGTGAGTTGTATAAAACAATCGCCACAAACTATTGTTGGGAGACTGATTCAACTCGATGTACTCTCGAGAGATAATAGAACCGAACTTACAGATATGAACGACAGAACCGCTAAAGCCACAAAGATTGTGGACATTATAACAGACAGAGTAGAACAAGAGCCTTCTTTCTTTAATACATTTATCAGTGAGGTAATGGAGAAGGAACCATGGATGGAACGGTGCTTAGAAAAAGTGAATAAAAACTTTGAATATGCCCGAGCAAAAAGCAGTCACAACTCCAACGATAACTCTGATATAGAATCTGAAAGCTCAAGTTATGTCTCTGCTGTTTCAACACAACCTGTTGGCCTGTACAAACACTTAAATGAAGCAGAATCTGATCAAACAGTTATTATTACGAAATTTAGTGAGGTCCACTTGGAAAACATGACTATTGATATACAGCGAAAGTTTGTTTCTCTGGAAACGCGCGTAGCTGATGCCTTGGAAAAGAATGGGGTCACCTCTCGTAGCCTCATATTCTATTTGAAAGGTTTAGAGGCTGTTAAGTCTGATAAAATTAAAGTGAAAAGAGCATGCCTATATTTTGATGAAAACTTTATCAGAAACGTAAAAAGAAAATGTTTAGATGTGTATGATGTTTTCGAAATGATCAGAGATTATTATTCTTGGGTTAATTATGGACTTCTTGAAGATATTATAGATACTTTCTTGTGTGAGAATGATGCGATACAGAAAAAACTACGAAAATATGAAGATCAATACAAGAAATATTGCGAAAATAGAGTTTGTGATATCCCAAGAAATGGATTCATGCGACTTAGTAAACGACGTAAAGGTATTGAAAAAGTTTTCAAGATAGACTACAAGTGGGATGAAATAAGAATGGATAGGATAGAAACAATCCGAGACAGAATCAACACAGTTTTAAATTTTAATTCTCATACACTCGGTCTCAAAGTGTTACGAAATGGATGTGTAGAAGTCACGTTTGAAATCCCCGAGCATGTTGCAGATGCGGTGTTTCCATTGACAGAAGACCAGGTCCAAATACTCAAGCAACATTCTATTAAATTCCTTG AAACCAGGCCTGGATACAAAACAAGCACTAATTTGACTCCTATAAATCAAGATTATAAGCATGAAGCTGTAACAAATTGGCTTGCACAATATTTTCAAAGAATGGGAATCAACGACGTTGAGGATGACTCAGATTCCATCTCTGAGATGAAAACGGTTATTGAATTCAAAGCCCCTAAGCGTCAATCAGACCACAAACAGCCTGATACACTAAACTGGAAAATAGTAGCATTTGGTCAACAAAACGCAAATAAATCTAGTATCATAAATGGGATACTTGGTCAAAAACTAATCAGCTATCCAGCTGCTCAAGATTATTTTAAGAAAGAAATTAACGGAGTTAAAGTTGAAGTTTGGGATATCGATAGTTCTATCAGTATCAAGCACTATGAAACGGTACGCAATGCAGACACCATAATCTGTTTTCTGTCCATGGTAACTACAATGGAAGACCATACGCAAACAATAAAAACTCTATCAAGGCAATTTGGTCAGAGCTTTTGGGAGAGGTGcgttattgtattgtacgatTCATATATACTTCAGGAACAAAAATCCACCCAAAAAAATAATTCAGAAGCTTTTGAAAAAGAAATGATGAAGTACAGTTTGTGCATTAGGAAAGCCCTTCTTAGCTTCAACATCACAATGGAAGTGACCGAGAGAATTCAAATAGTCCCGAGTGGCAAACTTGGCTGTCGGGACTGGTTTTCTAACATATGCTGGCAAGTACTAAGAGTTAGCTCATCACAAAAGCAAATCGCTGAAATTTTTAAGCCAAGGATAAAGATGAAGACACTTGGAAAGTCTGATAAATGTGCAGGTGAGCTGTACTCCCAATCCATTTATATATCCATTGCAAAACTAAAAACATACAATCAAGGTCTGAGAAAGCACAGTAGCGATTTCAGTGTGTATCTTGCGGTGATAACAGCTTTAATTTTTACtatttgtggttttgctgCTGCCGTATTTGGTCGTATTCCAGTTCTTGATGTAGCTGTGATCATTGCTTCTGGATTTATGATATTATTTGTATATATGTTTATAATACCGAGTTCCATGAGGAGAGAGACACTGGAGATGTATGATGTATGA